The Crocinitomicaceae bacterium genome includes a region encoding these proteins:
- a CDS encoding transcriptional regulator: MAKNDGGVNFIRHLLSISEKFIDDQRLSPLHISLYYALFQSWNLSKFRNPISVSRDELMRASKIGSANTYTKCLKELDAWKYIKYLPSHNPYKGSQIYLYNFNKTTDNGIDISSDKSSNKTGGKTPEKVVIPSLNSINNTNESNSLNEHESTRKKNSRKFIAADGNRSKTKKVVQKKENAIPCKSEGTPTLHQVKKYFAGRTWPAIEAEKFYNYFQSNGWLVGGKTAMKDWKAAANNWMLNAESFNKNGPIRKPSAGKLHTSTTKDYTEPL, from the coding sequence ATGGCAAAAAATGATGGCGGAGTAAATTTCATCCGACATCTTTTAAGTATTTCTGAAAAATTTATTGACGACCAACGTTTAAGTCCCTTGCACATCAGTTTGTATTACGCCTTATTTCAATCGTGGAATCTTTCAAAGTTCCGTAATCCGATTTCAGTAAGTAGAGACGAATTAATGCGAGCGTCAAAAATAGGTTCAGCTAATACCTATACCAAATGTTTAAAGGAGTTGGATGCCTGGAAGTATATAAAATATCTTCCATCACATAATCCCTATAAGGGTAGTCAAATTTACTTGTACAATTTTAATAAAACCACTGATAATGGCATTGATATATCTTCTGATAAAAGCTCTAATAAAACTGGCGGTAAAACTCCTGAAAAAGTAGTGATACCTTCTTTAAACAGTATAAACAATACAAATGAATCAAACAGTTTAAACGAACATGAGTCCACACGAAAAAAAAATAGTAGAAAATTTATTGCTGCTGATGGCAATAGATCAAAAACAAAAAAAGTTGTGCAAAAAAAAGAAAATGCCATCCCATGCAAAAGTGAGGGAACTCCAACCTTGCACCAAGTCAAAAAATACTTTGCCGGCAGAACATGGCCGGCCATTGAAGCTGAAAAGTTCTACAATTACTTTCAGAGTAACGGTTGGTTGGTAGGAGGTAAGACCGCAATGAAAGACTGGAAAGCTGCCGCAAATAATTGGATGTTAAACGCTGAATCATTTAATAAAAATGGACCCATCAGAAAACCGTCTGCAGGAAAACTTCACACCTCAACAACTAAAGACTATACAGAGCCTTTATAG
- a CDS encoding helix-turn-helix domain-containing protein — MAATILTTEDLDIFKHELFDELKKMFNHPLEKKQEQETPKLLKSHQVQRMLGISPGTLQNLRINGTIPFTKIGGVILYSLEDINAIMQRNKRNDFSNGKK; from the coding sequence ATGGCAGCAACAATTTTGACAACTGAAGATTTGGATATCTTCAAACATGAGTTATTTGATGAGCTCAAAAAAATGTTTAATCATCCCTTAGAGAAAAAGCAGGAGCAAGAAACACCAAAACTCCTAAAATCACATCAGGTACAACGAATGTTGGGTATTTCACCCGGCACACTTCAAAATCTTCGAATCAATGGAACAATTCCATTTACAAAAATTGGAGGAGTGATTCTTTACTCTTTAGAAGATATCAACGCTATAATGCAGCGAAATAAGCGTAACGATTTTTCAAATGGCAAAAAATGA
- a CDS encoding ATPase — protein sequence MDPSENRLQENFTPQQLKTIQSLYSSPLKWLEEKGREVYGNHFRFFERDKFLLFQLICYFLKDEKHASLFKIHLHKGILLNGPVGCGKTSLMFLMRFLESQQNRFVLRCCREISFDFIKDGYNVIQKYSRNNFQKNQQIVYCFDDLGTENNLKYFGNECNVMGEILLSRYDLFISHKTVTHLTTNLSASEIENAYGNRVRSRLREMLNLISFEKNATDKRR from the coding sequence ATGGACCCATCAGAAAACCGTCTGCAGGAAAACTTCACACCTCAACAACTAAAGACTATACAGAGCCTTTATAGCTCACCTTTGAAATGGTTGGAAGAAAAGGGGCGGGAAGTTTACGGAAATCATTTTCGTTTTTTTGAACGAGATAAATTTTTGCTTTTTCAACTTATCTGCTATTTCCTCAAAGATGAAAAACACGCATCACTATTTAAAATCCATTTGCATAAAGGCATTTTGCTTAATGGTCCGGTTGGCTGCGGAAAAACCTCGTTGATGTTTTTAATGCGATTTCTGGAGTCTCAACAAAATCGTTTTGTTTTGAGATGTTGTCGTGAAATCAGTTTTGATTTCATTAAAGATGGATATAATGTCATTCAAAAATACAGTCGAAATAATTTTCAAAAAAATCAACAAATCGTCTACTGCTTCGATGATTTAGGCACAGAAAATAATCTCAAGTATTTCGGAAACGAGTGCAACGTAATGGGCGAAATTCTATTAAGCCGATATGACCTTTTTATTTCTCATAAAACCGTGACACACCTCACCACCAATCTTTCTGCCTCAGAAATTGAAAACGCTTATGGTAATCGGGTTCGTTCACGTTTGCGTGAAATGCTAAATCTCATCTCATTCGAAAAAAATGCTACCGATAAAAGAAGATGA
- a CDS encoding patatin-like phospholipase family protein, with product MEDKKKLSPISLGNKKYLVFEGGGGKGNAYLGVLQALEEAKILPLHKHEIDEVKQIKGVAGASAGAITALTVALGLTSEDIEFESDRTLNGNYLFNKKGFEFFDFFKEDKPLTGLYRGIKIRKGIESDQQVIELGYAYDKIHKDDIYDKSAREIENTLLQNYNLKPEDLDDLDRKSFKQLKSKKIDVGAGFNLREIEKPDAFVKALYKYEYQLFIKTAGALIKRKLRNTLKDDPTNTMVRKIYEKFDDYIYNILYDRGLFTGTMNREYFYNLIERYFEKYHLTNYELFGKIKGHAVTFQLFFNITGVDLRISGTNMTAGENLIFSIETTPHFPVAEAVAISMNIPGLFKPIHIHNEISERPLTGLWVDGGLLNNLPFQAFENKEGFSREQILGFNITEGPDPIIFQEYNNDPWFLANPTYKQFVIEHIKKTKSLPTRKVPTKKGLINPVKPSALMGTTLFSILGYLLNTWLDDASESQLPEDAHEKNVITIYSFHIGTLDFTPNKSLLKFVVDQAKKRTKERLTIVE from the coding sequence ATGGAAGATAAAAAAAAATTAAGCCCTATCAGTTTGGGTAATAAAAAATATTTGGTGTTTGAAGGAGGAGGAGGTAAGGGAAATGCATATTTAGGAGTTTTACAAGCATTAGAAGAAGCAAAAATACTACCCTTACATAAGCACGAAATAGACGAGGTAAAGCAAATTAAGGGGGTTGCTGGTGCCTCAGCGGGCGCTATTACCGCGTTGACCGTTGCTCTTGGCTTGACTTCAGAGGATATTGAGTTTGAGTCGGACCGCACACTAAATGGCAATTATTTGTTCAACAAAAAAGGATTTGAATTCTTTGATTTCTTCAAAGAAGATAAACCATTAACGGGACTATATCGTGGAATAAAAATAAGAAAAGGAATAGAATCTGATCAACAAGTTATTGAACTTGGTTATGCTTACGATAAAATCCACAAGGATGATATTTATGACAAAAGTGCGAGGGAAATCGAAAATACACTTTTACAAAATTACAACTTAAAACCTGAAGATTTAGATGATTTAGATCGGAAGAGTTTCAAACAATTAAAAAGCAAAAAAATTGATGTTGGTGCTGGTTTTAATTTGAGAGAAATCGAAAAGCCAGATGCCTTTGTCAAGGCATTATACAAATATGAATATCAGCTTTTCATAAAGACAGCGGGAGCCTTAATAAAGAGAAAGCTACGAAACACTTTAAAAGATGATCCAACTAATACTATGGTACGGAAAATTTATGAAAAATTCGATGATTACATTTATAATATTTTGTACGACCGTGGTTTGTTTACAGGAACAATGAACAGAGAATATTTCTACAACTTAATTGAGCGTTATTTTGAAAAGTATCATTTAACAAACTATGAATTATTTGGTAAAATTAAAGGTCATGCGGTAACGTTTCAACTATTTTTTAATATAACTGGTGTCGATTTAAGAATCTCAGGAACCAATATGACCGCCGGAGAAAATCTCATTTTTTCAATTGAAACTACACCACACTTTCCAGTTGCTGAAGCTGTTGCAATTTCAATGAATATTCCCGGACTATTCAAGCCTATTCATATTCATAATGAAATTTCAGAGAGACCATTAACCGGACTTTGGGTTGATGGAGGACTTCTCAATAATTTACCTTTTCAGGCATTTGAAAACAAAGAGGGTTTTAGTCGGGAACAGATTCTTGGATTTAATATTACCGAAGGTCCAGACCCAATAATTTTTCAAGAATACAACAATGATCCTTGGTTTTTGGCAAATCCAACTTACAAACAATTTGTAATTGAACATATAAAAAAGACAAAAAGTTTACCAACTCGCAAAGTACCTACAAAAAAAGGCCTAATTAACCCAGTTAAGCCGAGCGCTTTAATGGGCACAACCTTGTTTTCAATTCTTGGCTATCTATTAAACACATGGCTGGATGATGCCTCAGAGAGTCAATTGCCTGAAGACGCCCATGAAAAGAATGTTATAACAATTTACTCTTTTCATATCGGAACTTTGGATTTTACACCAAATAAATCCTTGTTGAAATTTGTGGTTGACCAAGCCAAAAAGAGGACTAAAGAAAGGTTGACAATAGTGGAATAA